A stretch of Janibacter endophyticus DNA encodes these proteins:
- a CDS encoding alkaline phosphatase PhoX: MTTSNPIDRRTVLGASAGTLGLMVAGSAAPFASHASAAQTTRLAAGYGPLVRAGELLALPKGFSYTVLAESGTTTVGGYRVAGDQDAMGAFPGADGGSVVVCNHEVGGDAEERVPHVEGLVYDAGAKGGTSTLVVSKDNEVLEHYTSVAGTVDNCAGGITPWGTWLTCEETDERAGTHEDDGVTYTFEKDHGYVFEVDPTSQAANVGKANIPLKFLGRFEHEAAVVDPATGQIYLTEDADEPNGLFFRWTPPAGYRQGKGALHALAADGAVEVGTLEAMVAFERNGRQVTDLSRATRTSTTYTVRWVDVPDRDARDLPIREQLADDQVTRARKLEGQWWGDGGVYFVSSYARTDDGSLHEHDGQVWFFDPKKQTITLTTIFVVNEDGAGVDGPDNITVSPHGGIILAEDGDGASQLIGVTDQGKAYRLALNLEDDSEWAGPTFNAAGTTLFANIQGEPGRTFAITGPWGRPSNARD, encoded by the coding sequence ATGACCACGTCCAACCCCATCGACCGCCGCACCGTCCTCGGCGCCTCCGCCGGGACCCTCGGCCTCATGGTCGCCGGCAGCGCGGCCCCCTTCGCCTCCCACGCCTCGGCCGCGCAGACCACGCGGCTGGCCGCCGGCTACGGCCCGCTCGTGCGCGCCGGCGAGCTGCTCGCGCTGCCCAAGGGCTTCTCGTACACGGTGCTGGCGGAGTCGGGCACGACGACCGTCGGCGGGTACCGGGTGGCCGGCGACCAGGACGCGATGGGCGCCTTCCCGGGTGCTGACGGCGGTTCGGTCGTCGTGTGCAACCACGAGGTCGGCGGCGACGCCGAGGAGCGCGTCCCGCACGTCGAGGGCCTCGTCTACGACGCGGGGGCGAAGGGGGGCACGTCCACCCTCGTCGTGTCGAAGGACAACGAGGTGCTCGAGCACTACACCTCGGTGGCTGGCACGGTCGACAACTGTGCCGGTGGCATCACGCCGTGGGGCACGTGGCTGACCTGCGAGGAGACCGACGAGCGGGCCGGGACCCACGAGGACGACGGTGTCACCTACACCTTCGAGAAGGACCACGGCTACGTCTTCGAGGTCGACCCGACGAGCCAGGCCGCGAACGTCGGCAAGGCCAACATCCCGCTGAAGTTCCTCGGCCGCTTCGAGCACGAGGCCGCCGTCGTCGACCCGGCCACCGGGCAGATCTACCTCACCGAGGACGCGGACGAGCCCAACGGGCTCTTCTTCCGGTGGACCCCGCCCGCCGGGTACCGCCAGGGCAAGGGAGCTCTCCACGCCCTCGCCGCCGACGGTGCCGTCGAGGTCGGGACGCTCGAGGCGATGGTGGCCTTCGAGCGCAACGGCCGCCAGGTCACCGATCTCTCGCGGGCGACCCGCACGAGCACGACCTACACCGTCCGGTGGGTCGACGTCCCCGACCGTGACGCACGCGACCTGCCGATCCGCGAGCAGCTCGCCGACGACCAGGTGACGCGCGCCCGCAAGCTCGAGGGCCAGTGGTGGGGTGACGGCGGCGTGTACTTCGTCTCGAGCTACGCGCGCACGGACGACGGATCGCTGCACGAGCACGACGGGCAGGTATGGTTCTTCGACCCGAAGAAGCAGACGATCACGCTGACGACGATCTTCGTCGTCAACGAGGACGGCGCCGGCGTCGACGGGCCGGACAACATCACCGTCTCGCCCCACGGCGGCATCATCCTCGCCGAGGACGGCGACGGAGCCTCGCAGCTCATCGGCGTCACCGACCAGGGCAAGGCCTACCGGCTCGCGCTCAACCTCGAGGACGACAGCGAGTGGGCCGGGCCGACGTTCAACGCCGCGGGCACGACGCTCTTCGCGAACATCCAGGGCGAGCCTGGGCGGACCTTCGCCATCACCGGGCCATGGGGGCGCCCGTCCAACGCGCGCGACTGA
- a CDS encoding SDR family oxidoreductase, which translates to MTRIAIIGGHGKVALLASPLLLADGHEVSAVIRNPDHADEVSATGATPVVADVERLTTEEIADLLRGHDAVLWSAGAGGGNPARTYAVDRDAAIRSMDAAAAAGVRRYVMVSYAGAGPDHGVPEGDSFYPYADAKSAADAHLQDSDLEWTILRPSRLTLDEPTGRIEVVGGDVAPGEVSRANVAEVVRAVFASPGTATGRVVEFNDGPTPVAEVLG; encoded by the coding sequence ATGACTCGCATCGCCATCATCGGCGGCCACGGCAAGGTCGCCCTGCTCGCCAGCCCGCTCCTCCTCGCCGACGGCCACGAGGTCTCCGCCGTGATCCGCAACCCCGACCACGCCGACGAGGTGAGCGCGACGGGTGCGACCCCGGTCGTCGCCGACGTCGAGCGGCTCACCACCGAGGAGATCGCCGACCTGCTCCGTGGGCACGACGCCGTCCTGTGGTCCGCGGGCGCGGGCGGGGGCAACCCGGCCCGGACCTACGCCGTCGACCGGGACGCGGCGATCCGCTCCATGGACGCTGCCGCAGCCGCCGGCGTCCGCCGCTACGTCATGGTCAGCTACGCCGGCGCGGGGCCGGATCACGGTGTGCCGGAAGGGGATTCGTTCTACCCCTACGCCGACGCCAAGTCCGCCGCCGACGCCCACCTGCAGGACAGCGACCTCGAGTGGACGATCCTGCGCCCGAGCCGGCTGACGCTCGACGAGCCGACCGGGCGGATCGAGGTCGTCGGCGGCGACGTCGCGCCTGGCGAGGTCTCCCGGGCCAACGTCGCGGAGGTCGTCCGGGCGGTCTTCGCGTCGCCGGGCACAGCGACGGGGCGGGTCGTCGAGTTCAACGACGGACCCACCCCGGTCGCAGAGGTGCTCGGCTAG
- a CDS encoding YtxH domain-containing protein: MARMSFLAGMAAGYVLGARAGKERYEQIKGQASQLWSSPKTQKAVGQAKDTVQTQAPVVADKVTHAAKDAAGTVKDKVSRGEDLPETIHRGDDGQLHADTSGFGPGGDKLP; this comes from the coding sequence ATGGCCCGCATGTCTTTCCTCGCCGGCATGGCTGCCGGTTACGTCCTCGGCGCCCGCGCCGGCAAGGAGCGCTACGAGCAGATCAAGGGTCAGGCCAGCCAGCTCTGGTCGAGCCCCAAGACCCAGAAGGCCGTCGGCCAGGCCAAGGACACCGTCCAGACCCAGGCCCCGGTCGTCGCCGACAAGGTGACCCACGCGGCCAAGGACGCCGCCGGCACCGTCAAGGACAAGGTCAGCCGCGGCGAGGACCTGCCCGAGACGATCCACCGTGGTGACGACGGTCAGCTGCACGCCGACACGAGCGGCTTCGGCCCGGGCGGCGACAAGCTGCCCTGA
- a CDS encoding CoA-acylating methylmalonate-semialdehyde dehydrogenase → MSTVTRITHLVSGSPWEGSAERTSPVYNPATGAQTGELDLAPAGLVDEVVALAKGAWESEWREASLTRRTQVLFAFRELLNSRKEEIAALITAEHGKVLSDALGEVTRGLEVAEFACGIPHLLKGGFSENVSTKVDVYSIRQSLGVVAVISPFNFPAMVPLWFVPIAIACGNAVVIKPSEKDPSAVNAVAELWREAGLPDGVLNVVHGDKEAVDALLDNPDVRAVSFVGSTPIAKYVYERGTAAGKRVQALGGAKNHMLVLPDADLDLAADAAVNAGFGSAGERCMAISALVAVEPVADDLIAKIQDRMGKLVTGDGTRGTDMGPLVTAEHRDKVASYLDLDEGSEAEVLVDGREAEVDADGDGFFIAPSLIDKVRPGMRQYDDEIFGPVLSVVRVGSYEEGLKLINDSPYGNGTAIFTNDGGAARRFQHEVEVGMVGINVPIPVPMAYFSFGGWKASLFGDSHAHGMEGVHFFTRGKVVTSRWLDPSHGGINLGFPQNT, encoded by the coding sequence ATGAGCACCGTCACCCGTATCACGCACCTCGTCTCCGGCTCCCCCTGGGAGGGCTCCGCGGAGCGCACCTCGCCCGTCTACAACCCGGCGACGGGTGCGCAGACCGGTGAGCTCGACCTCGCCCCGGCCGGCCTCGTCGACGAGGTCGTCGCGCTGGCGAAGGGGGCGTGGGAGAGCGAGTGGCGGGAGGCGTCGCTGACACGACGCACCCAGGTGCTCTTCGCCTTCCGGGAGCTGCTGAACTCCCGCAAGGAGGAGATCGCGGCGCTCATCACCGCCGAGCACGGCAAGGTGCTCTCGGACGCGCTCGGCGAGGTGACCCGTGGGCTCGAGGTCGCCGAGTTTGCCTGCGGCATCCCGCACCTCCTCAAGGGCGGCTTCTCGGAGAACGTCTCGACGAAGGTCGACGTCTACTCGATCCGGCAGAGCCTCGGCGTCGTCGCGGTCATCAGCCCCTTCAACTTCCCCGCGATGGTGCCGCTGTGGTTCGTGCCGATCGCCATCGCGTGCGGCAACGCCGTCGTCATCAAGCCCTCGGAGAAGGACCCCTCGGCGGTCAACGCGGTCGCCGAGCTGTGGCGCGAGGCCGGGCTGCCCGACGGGGTGCTCAACGTCGTCCACGGCGACAAGGAGGCGGTCGACGCGCTGCTCGACAACCCGGACGTGCGCGCGGTGTCCTTCGTCGGGTCGACCCCGATCGCGAAGTACGTCTACGAGCGGGGGACCGCCGCGGGCAAGCGGGTCCAGGCGCTCGGCGGGGCGAAGAACCACATGCTCGTCCTGCCCGACGCCGACCTCGACCTCGCCGCGGACGCCGCGGTCAACGCCGGCTTCGGGTCGGCGGGCGAGCGGTGCATGGCGATCTCCGCGCTCGTCGCCGTCGAGCCGGTGGCCGACGACCTCATCGCGAAGATCCAGGACCGGATGGGCAAGCTCGTCACCGGCGACGGCACCCGCGGCACCGACATGGGCCCGCTCGTCACCGCCGAGCACCGCGACAAGGTCGCCTCCTACCTCGACCTCGACGAGGGCTCGGAGGCGGAGGTGCTCGTCGACGGCCGTGAGGCCGAGGTCGACGCGGACGGTGACGGCTTCTTCATCGCGCCCTCGCTCATCGACAAGGTGCGGCCGGGGATGCGGCAGTACGACGACGAGATCTTCGGCCCGGTGCTCTCGGTCGTGCGGGTCGGCTCGTACGAGGAGGGGCTCAAGCTCATCAACGACAGCCCGTACGGCAACGGCACGGCGATCTTCACCAACGACGGCGGCGCGGCTCGGCGCTTCCAGCACGAGGTCGAGGTCGGCATGGTCGGCATCAACGTGCCGATCCCCGTGCCGATGGCGTACTTCTCCTTCGGCGGCTGGAAGGCCTCGCTCTTCGGCGACAGCCACGCCCACGGCATGGAGGGCGTGCACTTCTTCACCCGCGGCAAGGTCGTCACCTCGCGCTGGCTCGACCCGAGCCACGGCGGCATCAACCTCGGTTTCCCGCAGAACACCTGA
- a CDS encoding VWA domain-containing protein produces the protein MSGLGLHPVLPWPAAALLAALLVGLAVAGLLTRPLRRRQWGLRTGAAVAVALALLGPAVSGADAPQASRSMDVWFVVDTTSSSMARDHPDGRPRMDGYKEDIPQIAEALPGARFALVTFDSTARTAMPLTTDTNALATAVETLSPEITLYSAGSSITVAQDHLRASLERTKASRPGRAQLVYYLGDGEQTSGQPPTPFALADLVDGGAVLGYGTAEGGRMASLSSLGSSDGDITTPEGDPAVSHADAIALRRIAEQLGIPYVHRAGGDIGAARTPSEADALAEDEPLAPSQVSLVWVLATLAALLLLGDLWLLARDTSRITRAARGGDET, from the coding sequence ATGAGCGGCCTCGGCCTCCACCCCGTCCTCCCATGGCCCGCCGCGGCGCTCCTCGCCGCGCTCCTCGTCGGCCTGGCCGTCGCCGGCCTGCTCACCCGACCCCTTCGCCGCCGCCAGTGGGGGCTGCGGACCGGCGCGGCCGTCGCCGTGGCCCTCGCGCTGCTCGGACCAGCGGTGTCCGGCGCCGACGCCCCGCAGGCCAGCCGTTCGATGGACGTGTGGTTCGTCGTCGACACGACGAGCTCGTCGATGGCCCGCGACCACCCCGACGGGCGGCCGCGCATGGACGGCTACAAGGAGGACATCCCCCAGATCGCCGAGGCCCTGCCGGGTGCCCGGTTCGCCCTTGTCACCTTCGACTCCACCGCGCGGACGGCCATGCCCCTCACGACCGACACCAACGCGCTCGCCACCGCGGTCGAGACCCTGAGCCCGGAGATCACGCTCTACTCGGCCGGATCCTCGATCACGGTCGCCCAGGACCACCTGCGGGCCTCGCTCGAGCGGACGAAGGCGAGCCGCCCCGGCCGGGCGCAGCTCGTGTACTACCTCGGTGACGGGGAGCAGACCAGCGGCCAGCCGCCCACCCCCTTCGCCCTCGCCGATCTCGTCGACGGGGGTGCGGTCCTCGGCTACGGGACGGCCGAAGGGGGCCGGATGGCCAGCCTGTCCTCGCTCGGGAGCAGCGACGGAGACATCACGACTCCGGAGGGTGACCCGGCGGTCTCGCACGCGGACGCGATCGCCCTGCGCCGGATCGCGGAGCAGCTCGGCATCCCCTACGTCCATCGGGCCGGTGGTGACATCGGGGCGGCGCGCACACCGTCCGAGGCCGACGCCCTCGCCGAGGACGAGCCGCTGGCGCCCAGCCAGGTCTCGCTCGTGTGGGTCCTCGCGACCCTGGCCGCCCTGCTCCTCCTCGGAGATCTCTGGCTGCTCGCCCGGGACACCTCGCGGATCACCCGCGCCGCCCGAGGGGGGGACGAGACATGA
- a CDS encoding VWA domain-containing protein encodes MELTWGWLGLLLLVATVVVAGLSWWRARQEQPGEAVLAAHTRRLTELGAYRNALARTRVRLLALTALLVLALVPAAWAASRPAEAQLVQPEKRNRDIMLCLDVSGSMAVTDQAILHSFADLVGGFQGERIGLILFDSQAVTAFPLTDDYDLVRTQLEEYAKGFGSYGGSGLDPRAGTWNLNSPGTSLVPDGLASCVLGFDQREDTRRPRALILGTDNMVVGRGVYSQDEAFEQAEALGVRVYALDPLAFGPQHDELVVATEGTGGRTFGLGDEGAVPFITEEIERLEAARLPDSRPQYLRTDTPRWPVLLLVASLLGYLPLAWRWRR; translated from the coding sequence ATGGAGCTGACGTGGGGGTGGCTCGGGCTGCTCCTCCTCGTGGCGACCGTCGTCGTCGCGGGGCTCTCGTGGTGGCGTGCCCGGCAGGAGCAGCCGGGCGAGGCCGTGCTCGCCGCGCACACCCGACGGCTCACCGAGCTCGGGGCCTACCGCAACGCGCTGGCCCGGACCCGGGTGCGCCTGCTCGCGCTCACCGCGCTGCTCGTGCTCGCCCTCGTCCCGGCGGCGTGGGCGGCCTCCCGCCCGGCGGAGGCGCAGCTCGTCCAGCCGGAGAAGCGCAATCGCGACATCATGCTGTGCCTCGACGTCTCTGGCTCGATGGCGGTCACCGACCAGGCGATCCTGCACTCCTTCGCGGATCTCGTCGGCGGCTTCCAGGGGGAGCGGATCGGGCTGATCCTCTTCGACAGCCAGGCCGTGACCGCCTTCCCCCTCACCGACGACTACGACCTCGTCCGCACCCAGCTCGAGGAGTACGCCAAGGGCTTCGGGTCCTACGGCGGGTCGGGCCTCGACCCCCGCGCGGGCACGTGGAACCTCAACAGCCCCGGCACCTCTCTCGTCCCGGACGGCCTGGCGAGCTGCGTCCTCGGCTTCGACCAGCGCGAGGACACCCGCCGCCCGCGTGCCCTGATCCTCGGCACGGACAACATGGTCGTCGGTCGCGGCGTCTACAGCCAGGACGAGGCGTTCGAGCAGGCGGAGGCCCTCGGCGTGCGGGTCTACGCCCTCGACCCGCTCGCCTTCGGGCCCCAGCACGACGAGCTCGTCGTCGCGACCGAGGGGACCGGGGGCCGGACCTTCGGCCTTGGCGACGAGGGTGCGGTCCCCTTCATCACCGAGGAGATCGAGCGGCTCGAGGCGGCCCGGCTGCCCGACTCGCGTCCGCAGTACCTGCGCACCGACACCCCGCGCTGGCCGGTGCTCCTCCTCGTCGCGAGCCTGCTCGGGTACCTGCCGCTCGCGTGGAGGTGGCGTCGATGA
- a CDS encoding DUF58 domain-containing protein, whose protein sequence is MTSLVQQVKGRLSIHVRRRSLALLEGGYASIHRGRSMDFEDLREYAPGDDVRDIDWKASARHGSMLIRRYVAERHFGLVVVAPGGREMAAATTSGERKRDVAALAAGVIGWLAVRHGDEVSLVGGAPGSIHATRARSSEGHLERLLQEVVARSSEDGAKGDLPGLLRHVARHVGGRRILLVLADDGVRARDVDDVLRTLRLRHEVLWLTVEDVDPVAVQGGARVRDVGSGHVLPSLLEIAPEVGEVFAREEAARRGDLEATLRRLDIGTARVGSRDEVVPAVIRLLERRRRGR, encoded by the coding sequence ATGACGTCACTCGTCCAGCAGGTCAAGGGGAGGCTGTCGATCCACGTCCGGCGCCGTTCCCTGGCGCTGCTCGAGGGCGGCTACGCGTCGATCCACCGGGGCCGGTCCATGGACTTCGAGGACCTGCGGGAGTACGCGCCCGGCGACGACGTGCGCGACATCGACTGGAAGGCGTCGGCCCGGCACGGCTCGATGCTCATCCGGCGCTACGTCGCCGAGCGTCACTTCGGTCTCGTCGTCGTCGCGCCGGGTGGCCGCGAGATGGCCGCCGCGACGACGTCGGGGGAGCGCAAGCGTGACGTCGCGGCGCTCGCCGCCGGGGTCATCGGCTGGCTCGCGGTGCGGCACGGTGACGAGGTCTCGCTCGTCGGCGGAGCCCCGGGATCGATCCACGCCACGCGAGCGCGGTCGAGCGAGGGGCACCTCGAGCGGCTGCTCCAGGAGGTGGTCGCGCGGTCCTCCGAGGACGGGGCGAAGGGGGATCTGCCGGGTCTGCTGCGGCACGTCGCGCGCCATGTCGGGGGCCGCCGCATCCTCCTCGTCCTTGCCGACGACGGCGTCCGGGCCCGCGACGTCGACGATGTCCTGCGGACCCTGCGGCTGCGGCACGAGGTGCTCTGGCTCACGGTCGAGGACGTCGACCCCGTCGCCGTCCAGGGCGGGGCGCGGGTCCGCGACGTCGGGAGCGGGCATGTCCTGCCGTCGCTCCTCGAGATCGCCCCGGAGGTGGGCGAGGTCTTCGCCCGGGAGGAGGCGGCCCGCCGCGGCGACCTCGAGGCGACCCTGCGCCGGCTCGACATCGGCACCGCCCGGGTCGGGTCGCGGGACGAGGTCGTCCCCGCCGTCATCCGTCTCCTCGAGCGGAGGCGTCGTGGACGCTGA
- a CDS encoding AAA family ATPase, whose translation MTVPARITEDDVDRARELIEAVDRGFESKVVGQRRLRETLLVGLLTGGHVLLESVPGLAKTTAAHALAAAIGGSFKRIQCTPDLLPSDIVGTQIYDASQGTFVTQLGPVHANFVLLDEINRSSAKTQSAMLEAMQEKQTSIGGAVYKVPEPFLVLATQNPIEQEGTYQLPEAQLDRFMLKDLLDYPSPAEEAEIVRRVDSGVFERPDEAMISLDDARDLQRIASSVYLDAAVLDYITYIVAATRHAHDAIAPELARYVEVGASPRASIALARAARANALLRGRDHVIPEDVRHLARRVLRHRVLLTYEATADDVRVETIIDAVFRAVRTP comes from the coding sequence ATGACGGTGCCCGCGAGGATCACCGAGGATGACGTCGACCGGGCGCGTGAGCTCATCGAGGCCGTCGACCGGGGCTTCGAGAGCAAGGTCGTCGGGCAGCGCCGCCTACGCGAGACCCTGCTCGTCGGGCTGCTCACCGGCGGGCACGTGCTGCTCGAGTCGGTGCCGGGACTGGCGAAGACCACGGCGGCCCACGCGCTGGCCGCGGCGATCGGCGGGTCCTTCAAGCGGATCCAGTGCACCCCCGACCTCCTGCCGAGCGACATCGTCGGCACCCAGATCTACGACGCGAGCCAGGGGACCTTTGTCACGCAGCTGGGGCCGGTGCACGCGAACTTCGTCCTCCTCGACGAGATCAACCGCAGCTCCGCCAAGACGCAGAGCGCGATGCTCGAGGCGATGCAGGAGAAGCAGACCTCGATCGGCGGCGCGGTCTACAAGGTGCCCGAGCCCTTCCTCGTCCTCGCGACGCAGAACCCCATCGAGCAGGAGGGCACGTACCAGCTGCCCGAGGCCCAGCTCGACCGGTTCATGCTCAAGGACCTCCTCGACTACCCCTCGCCGGCCGAGGAGGCGGAGATCGTGCGCCGGGTCGACTCGGGGGTCTTCGAGCGGCCGGACGAGGCGATGATCAGCCTCGACGACGCACGCGACCTCCAGCGGATCGCGAGCTCGGTCTACCTCGACGCCGCGGTGCTCGACTACATCACCTACATCGTCGCGGCGACGCGGCACGCGCACGACGCCATCGCACCCGAGCTGGCCCGCTACGTGGAGGTCGGCGCCTCCCCGCGCGCCTCGATCGCGCTGGCCCGGGCGGCCCGGGCGAACGCGCTGCTCCGCGGGCGCGACCACGTCATCCCCGAGGACGTGCGTCACCTCGCGCGTCGTGTCCTGCGCCACCGGGTGCTGCTCACCTACGAGGCCACGGCCGACGACGTGCGGGTCGAGACGATCATCGACGCCGTCTTCCGCGCCGTCCGGACGCCGTAG